The DNA sequence CAAAACTGGTTGTCCATCTCGGCGGGCTTGTTGCCAGGCAGATAATAGCTCAGGCGCATTTTTTGCAGTAACAACTCGTGTAGCAACGGCGGATAACGAGAAAGAATTAAATGCTTTAAGGGAATAGAGTGCATTCGTCATAATGAACAATACCTAATGGACAATTAGGCATAGTCTAACTGATTCTGAGCAATGATGGGTTGATGTTTCGATAGCACCGGGCGAGACAAGCGAGCGAGGCATCAGCACAGGGCGCGTGGTTTCATGCCTGACCGTGTGTTACGGTGCAGCATACATACAGCGTGCCGGGCCCCCATTGCCCCACCCCCGCATAAACCGCACCCAAAACAAAAGGCCCGGTCTTTCGACCGGGCCCTTCGCCTTATTTAATGCCTGGCAGTTCCCTACTCTCGCATGGGGAGACCCCACACTACCATCGGCGCTACGGCGTTTCACTTCTGAGTTCGGCATGGGGTCAGGTGGGACCACCGCGCTGTCGCCGCCAGGCAAATTCTTTTTATTCCGGCCGTTATGCTCCGCTCTCACTTCCACATAACCACCCGAACCAATCTCTGAACAAGCTGAATCTATTCTCTGCGTCTCTCACCAAAACACCTTCGGTGTTGTAAGGTTAAGCCTCTCGGGTCATTAGTACTGGTTAGCTCAACGCATCGCTGCGCTTACACACCCAGCCTATCAACGTCTTCGTCTTAAACGTCCCTTCAGGGGCCTCAAGGGCCCAGGGAAGACTCATCTCGGGGCAAGTTTCCCGCTTAGATGCTTTCAGCGGTTATCTCTTCCGCACGTAGCTACCGGGCAATGCCATTGGCATGACAACCCGAACACCAGTGGTGCGTTCACTCCGGTCCTCTCGTACTAGGAGCAACCCCCTCAATCTTCCAACGCCCACGGCAGATAGGGACCGAACTGTCTCACGACGTTCTAAACCCAGCTCGCGTACCACTTTAAATGGCGAACAGCCATACCCTTGGGACCTACTTCAGCCCCAGGATGTGATGAGCCGACATCGAGGTGCCAAACACCGCCGTCGATATGAACTCTTGGGCGGTATCAGCCTGTTATCCCCGGAGTACCTTTTATCCGTTGAGCGATGGCCCTTCCATTCAGAACCACCGGATCACTAAGACCTGCTTTCGCACCTGCTCGAGCCGTCACTCTCGCAGTCAAGCTAGCTTATGCCTTTGCACTAACCTCCTGATGTCCGACCAGGATTAGCTAACCTTCGTGCTCCTCCGTTACTCTTTGGGAGGAGACCGCCCCAGTCAAACTACCCACCAGACACTGTCCGCAACCCCGATTAGGGGCCCACGTTAGAACATCAAACATTAAAGGGTGGTATTTCAAGGTTGGCTCCATGCAGACTGGCGTCCACACTTCAAAGCCTCCCACCTATCCTACACATCAAGGCTCAAGGTTCAGTGTCAAGCTATAGTAAAGGTTCACGGGGTCTTTCCGTCTTGCCGCGGGTACACTGCATCTTCACAGCGAGTTCAATTTCACTGAGTCTCGGGTGGAGACAGCCTGGCCATCATTACGCCATTCGTGCAGGTCGGAACTTACCCGACAAGGAATTTCGCTACCTTAGGACCGTTATAGTTACGGCCGCCGTTTACCGGGGCTTCGATCAAGAGCTTCGCCTTGCGGCTGACCCCATCAATTAACCTTCCGGCACCGGGCAGGCGTCACACCGTATACGTCCACTTTCGTGTTTGCACAGTGCTGTGTTTTTATTAAACAGTTGCAGCCAGCTGGTATCTGCGACTCCCGTCAGCTCCGTCCGCAAGGGACTTCACCAACAGGAGCGTGCCTTCTCCCGAAGTTACGGCACCATTTTGCCTAGTTCCTTCACCCGAGTTCTCTCAAGCGCCTGAGTATTCTCTACCTGACCACCTGTGTCGGTTTGGGGTACGATTCAATGTTACCTGATGCTTAGAGGCTTTTCCTGGAAGCAGGGCATCTGTCACTTCAGTACCGTAGTACCTCTTCATTACGCCTCAGTGTTAACAGCAGACCGGATTTGCCTGGTCCACCCACCTGCACGCTTAAACCGGGACAACCGTCGCCCGGATGACATAGCCTTCTCCGTCCCCCCTTCGCAGTAACACCAAGTACAGGAATATTAACCTGTTTCCCATCGACTACGCTTTTCAGCCTCGCCTTAGGGGTCGACTCACCCTGCCCCGATTAACGTTGGACAGGAACCCTTGGTCTTCCGGCGTGCGGGTTTTTCACCCGCATTATCGTTACTTATGTCAGCATTCGCACTTCTGATACCTCCAGCAGCCCTCACAGGCCACCTTCACAGGCTTACAGAACGCTCCCCTACCCAACAACACATAGTGTCGCTGCCGCAGCTTCGGTGCATGGTTTTAGCCCCGTTACATCTTCCGCGCAGGCCGACTCGACCAGTGAGCTATTACGCTTTCTTTAAATGATGGCTGCTTCTAAGCCAACATCCTGGCTGTCTGGGCCTTCCCACATCGTTTCCCACTTAACCATGACTTTGGGACCTTAGCTGGCGGTCTGGGTTGTTTCCCTCTTCACGACGGACGTTAGCACCCGCCGTGTGTCTCCCGTGATAACATTCTTCGGTATTCGCAGTTTGCATCGGGTTGGTAAGCCGGGATGGCCCCCTAGCCGAAACAGTGCTCTACCCCCGAAGATGAATTCACGAGGCGCTACCTAAATAGCTTTCGGGGAGAACCAGCTATCTCCCGGTTTGATTGGCCTTTCACCCCCAGCCACAAGTCATCCGCTACATTTTTCAACATTAGTCGGTTCGGTCCTCCAGTTAGTGTTACCCAACCTTCAACCTGCCCATGGCTAGATCACCGGGTTTCGGGTCTATACCCTGCAACTTAACGCCCAGTTAAGACTCGGTTTCCCTGCGGCTCCCCTCTCGGTTAACCTTGCTACAGAATATAAGTCGCTGACCCATTATACAAAAGGTACGCAGTCACCCTGATAAATCAAGGCTCCCACTGCTTGTACGTACACGGTTTCAGGTTCTATTTCACTCCCCTCGCCGGGGTTCTTTTCGCCTTTCCCTCACGGTACTGGTTCACTATCGGTCAGTCAGGAGTATTTTAGCCTTGGCGGATGGTCCCCCCCATATTCAGACAGGATACCACGTGTCCCGCCCTACTCATCGAACTCACGACCTGTGCATCTTCGTGTACGGGACTGTCACCCTGTATCGTGCGCCTTTCCAGACGCTTCCACTGACACACAAGCCGATTCAGGTTCTGGGCTCTTCCCCGTTCGCTCGCCGCTACTGGGGGAATCTCGGTTGATTTCTTTTCCTCGGGGTACTGAGATGTTTCAGTTCCCCGGTTCGCCTCACACACCTATGAATTCAGTGTGTGATAGTGTGTCGAAACACACTGGGTTTCCCCATTCGGGTATCGTCGGGTATAACGGTTCATATCACCTTGCCGACGCTTATCGCAGATTAGCACGCCCTTCATCGCCTCTGACTGCCTAGGCATCCACCGTGTACGCTTAGTCGCTTAACCTCACAACCCGAAAGTGTTTCGGGATGCAAGTTTTTGAGAGACTCGAACAACACATGCATTCGCATACACATGCTGTCGTTTCAATTTTCAGCTTGTTCCAGATTGTTAAAGAGCAAGATAAACGTAAACCTGACTATCTCTAATCAGCTTTAGGTTATCTTCGGGATATCCCTGACCGTGACTTTCACTCACCTGTCTTGTCATTGGCGTCCCCTAGGGGATTCGAACCCCTGTTACCGCCGTGAAAGGGCGGTGTCCTGGGCCTCTAGACGAAGGGGACATCTCTTGTCAGCTTCGCAAGACGCTTTTGACTCTTTTACTTCATCAGACAATCTGTGTGGACACCACGCAGGCTCTTCACTCGGTAAGGAGGTGATCCAACCGCAGGTTCCCCTACGGTTACCTTGTTACGACTTCACCCCAGTCATGAATCACAAAGTGGTAAGCGCCCTCCCGAAGGTTAAGCTACCTACTTCTTTTGCAACCCACTCCCATGGTGTGACGGGCGGTGTGTACAAGGCCCGGGAACGTATTCACCGTAGCATTCTGATCTACGATTACTAGCGATTCCGACTTCATGGAGTCGAGTTGCAGACTCCAATCCGGACTACGACGTACTTTATGAGGTCCGCTTGCTCTCGCGAGGTTGCTTCTCTTTGTATACGCCATTGTAGCACGTGTGTAGCCCTACTCGTAAGGGCCATGATGACTTGACGTCATCCCCACCTTCCTCCGGTTTATCACCGGCAGTCTCCCCTGAGTTCCCACCCGAAGTGCTGGCAACAGAGGATAAGGGTTGCGCTCGTTGCGGGACTTAACCCAACATTTCACAACACGAGCTGACGACAGCCATGCAGCACCTGTCTCAGAGCTCCCGAAGGCACACCCGCATCTCTGCAGGTTTCTCTGGATGTCAAGAGTAGGTAAGGTTCTTCGCGTTGCATCGAATTAAACCACATGCTCCACCGCTTGTGCGGGCCCCCGTCAATTCATTTGAGTTTTAACCTTGCGGCCGTACTCCCCAGGCGGTCGATTTAACGCGTTAGCTCCGGAAGCCACGCCTCAAGGGCACAACCTCCAAATCGACATCGTTTACAGCGTGGACTACCAGGGTATCTAATCCTGTTGCTCCCCACGCTTTCGCACCTGAGCGTCAGTCTTCGTCCAGGGGGCCGCCTTCGCCACCGGTATTCCTCCAATCTCTACGCATTTCACCGCTACACCTGGAATTCTACCCCCCTCTACGAGACTCTAGCCTGTCAGTTTTGAATGCAGTTCCCAGGTTAAGCCCGGGGATTTCACATCCAACTTAACAGACCGCCTGCGTGCGCTTTACGCCCAGTCATTCCGATTAACGCTTGCACCCTCCGTATTACCGCGGCTGCTGGCACGGAGTTAGCCGGTGCTTCTTCTGCGGGTAACGTCAATCGACAAGGTTATTAGCCTTATCGCCTTCCTCCCCGCTGAAAGTGCTTTACAACCCGAAGGCCTTCTTCACACACGCGGCATGGCTGCATCAGGCTTGCGCCCATTGTGCAATATTCCCCACTGCTGCCTCCCGTAGGAGTCTGGACCGTGTCTCAGTTCCAGTGTGGCTGGTCATCCTCTCAGACCAGCTAGGGATCGTCGCCTAGGTGAGCCATTACCTCACCTACTAGCTAATCCCATCTGGGCACATCTGATGGCAAGAGGCCCGAAGGTCCCCCTCTTTGGTCCGAAGACGTTATGCGGTATTAGCTACCGTTTCCAGTAGTTATCCCCCTCCATCAGGCAGTTTCCCAGACATTACTCACCCGTCCGCCGCTCGTCACCCAAGGAGCAAGCTCCTTTGTGCTACCGCTCGACTTGCATGTGTTAGGCCTGCCGCCAGCGTTCAATCTGAGCCATGATCAAACTCTTCAATTTAAGTTTGATTGTGTTTTCCGAAGAAAACGTGCTCAAAGAATTTACTGTTTATTCGTAATGAATTAACTGTTGTCACTCTTCAAGACTTTCACAAAAGTTTTTGCGAAGTGTCCTGCGAGTGCCCACACAGATTGTCTGATTAATTGTTAAAGAGCAGTGCGACCGGCCTGAGCCTGCTGTCGCGAGGTGGCGTATACTACGCTTTCCTCATGAAGAGTCAACGTTTATTTTCGTTTCTTCTTCGCTGACACCGCATTGCGTTGCCGCTGTTGCCGTGTCAGTGGAGGCGCATTATAGGGACTTCCTGCGGCCTGACAAGCCCTAATTGCAAAAAATCTCTCAAGCGTCTCTTTTTTCATCATCATGGCGAAAATTACCCCACAATGCGCTATTACTGTACTTTTTTATGCACTATTTGCCCGAACGACTGCGCAAAACGCGCCACTTGCTCCCAATCCGTGTACTCGATTTCTTTGGTGCTGTCGGTTTCACCGCCGGTCATACGCATGATGAGTTGAATCATGATTCGGTCAAACCAGCGATAACGAGGGTAGCGCAGTGCGCCTGCAAACACCGCGCCGAGATCGGGCTGCCAAGGGGAACGTAGCAGGAACTTGCGCGTATAGGCATTGGTTTGCAGCGAGCGCTTCTCTGGTTTACGCGCCGTGAGGTTGACGCAAAAGAAAGCGCTCGGCTTTTGCTGTAATAACGCAAGGTTCTGTCGGATAAATGTCTCTACCACCGGATTAACGCGCCCATAGCGTACTGACGCACCGATCATGATGCTATCGTACTTATTCAGATCAAACTCCTGGGCAGTTAGGATGTTGGCAATATCGCACTCCACCACCCCTTTAAGGTTATTCGCGATAAAAGCAGAGATTGCTCTGGTCTGCCCATCCCGGCTGGAAAACAGTATTAACGCTTTCATGATTCGTTCCCTTTATCCGTTATTCTCGCCAGAAAGTCGGCGTAAACAGTACCAGCATAGTAAAGACCTCAAGACGGCCAAATAGCATGGTGACAATCAGAATCCATTTTGCGGCATCGTTCATCGAGGTAAAGTTATCAGCCACCGTGCCAAGACCCGGCCCGAGGTTATTGAGCGTCGCGGTGACTGCGGCGAACGCGGAGAAATTATCGACCCCGGTTGCGATCACTGCCAGCATGCTGACAATAAATACCAGCGCATAAGCCGAGAAGAAGCCCCAGACCGCTTCAAGGATTCGCTCTGGCAACGCGCGCTGCCCAAGCTTTATGGTGTAAACCGCATTGGGATGAACTAGACGTTTTAATTCGCGCGAACCCTGCAAAAACAGCAGCAGGATGCGTATCACCTTAAGCCCGCCCCCGGTTGAACCGGCGCAACCGCCAATAAAGGCGGAGCACAGCAGCAGCACCGGCAGGAACAACGGCCAGGATGCGATGCTGTCCGTGGTGAAACCGGCGGTTGTCGCCATCGACACCACCTGAAAAAATGCCTGATTCAGGGTTTCCAGCCCACCTTTGTAGACATGATGCCCCCACAGCACGAGCGTACAGACCACAACCAGCGACAGCTGCACGAAGATAAACATGCGAAATTCCGGGTCACGCCAGTAAACACGCAGGCTGCGGCCACTGAGCACGGCAAAGTGCAAACCAAAATTACAGCCGGAAATCAGCAGGAATATCGCGATAATGGTGTTGATTGTCGGGCTGTTAAAATAGCCGATACTGGCATCGTGGGTAGAGAAACCGCCGATAGCGATAGTGGAAAAGCTATGACTGATGGCATCAAAAATCGACATCCCCGCCAGCCATAAGGCCAGCGCACATAGCACCGTCAGCAATACATAGATTAACCAGAGTGTTTTGGCGGTTTCGGCAATACGCGGGCGCATCTTGTTGTCTTTCAGCGGCCCCGGCATTTCGGCACGATAAAGCTGCATCCCCCCGACGCCCAGTATCGGCAAAATAGCCACCGCAAGCACAATGATCCCCATGCCTCCCATCCATTGCAGCATCTGGCGATAGAACAAAATCGCTTTCGGCAGGGAATCAAGCCCGACCAGCGTGGTCGCACCGGTGGTGGTGAGGCCGGAAAAAGACTCAAAAAACGCATCGGTCATTGACAGGCTAGGCCGCTCGGCGAACAAAAATGGCAATGCTCCGACGCTACCCAACACCGTCCAAAACAGTACGACTATCAAGAAACCCTCGCGGGCCTTGAGTTCATGCCGATGTTTGCGATTCGGCAGCCATAGCGCCATGCCGATTGCCAGCGCGACAAAAAATGTCTGAATAAATGCGCGCCCCGCACCATCGCGGTAAATAAGCGCCACCATGCCAGGAATAAACATAGTGCCGGAGAAGAGAATAACCAGTAGTCCGACAATGCGGGTTATGGCACGCAAATGCATCAGGGAGCCTTCCTTAATGGTTCAAGATTACGCGCTGGGATTATTGTGAAATTGACTGTAAATGCAACGCGCCGCGACTGACATCTCGCAGGCGGCGAGAGGCCTCATCGACCATGGTGACAGGAAACGCCACCAACAGCGAAACCTGGTTGGTATATTCGCTTGCTATCACCAACCCTTGCAGCGCCTGTACCGTACTCTCCACTTGAGATAGCCAGGTATAGTCACACTGCAATCGAAACTGTTGCAGCATCACTTTTTGCTGCACCGGCAACTGTTTTAACGCTTGTTGAACGCCGCCACCGTAGGCTTTCACCAGGCCGCCGGTGCCAAGCTGAATACCGCCATAGTAGCGCACAATGACGGCCACCACTTCGCCAATGCCGCTGCCCATCAGTTGCGCCAGCATCGGTTTGCCCGCCGTGCCGGAAGGCTCGCCGTCATCAGAAAAGCCGAGTTGCTGTGAGTCATCCGGCGCACCGGCGACATAGGCCCAACAGTGATGTGCGGCATCAGGGTGAGCATGCCGCACCTGCTGGATAACCTCGCGCGCGGCATCAACCCCACACGCCGGTGACAACAGCGTCAGAAAGCGACTTTTTTTGATCTCTTCCTGCACGCTGACCGACGTTGCAGGGATGGGGTATGACTGCATCAGGCTAAATCGAGATCGCGGGTCAGGTTTTCGACGCGCTTCTCATGCATCACCACGTTATCCTCTATACGAATACCGCCAAACGGGCGCAGCGCATCCAGCTTCTGCCAGTTAAAGTGCTGACGCATCGCACCCTGACGCCAGGGCTCCAGCAGAGAATCAATAAAATAGATACCCGGCTCGATAGTCATCACCATACGGGGCTCCAGTATACGGGTGCAGCGCAGATAAGGGTGCGCCGACGGCGCAGGCAGCGTAGCGCCGCTATCATCTTGCATAAAACCGCCAACATCATGCACCTGTAAACCGAGCGGATGACCAAGGCCATGCGGCAAAAACGGCGTGGTGACACCTTGCTCCACCATGGCGTCTTCACTCAGGCCGTTGACCAACTGATGACGTTTTAACAACACCGCCACCCGATGATGCATTTGCAAATGATAGTCGGTATAGCGCACGCCGTTTTGTAACGAGCCAATCAATGCCTGCTGCTCAATGTTCAGGTCTTTCACCAGCGCGGCGTAGTCACTCTCAGGGTTTGCCGCATAGCTACGGGTGATATCGGCCGCATAACCGTTGTACTGCGCGCCAGCATCCAGCAGAAAACTGCGCATATCGGCAGGCGCGCGCTGCTCCAGTTGGGTGTAATGCAGCACGGCGGCATGCTCATTAAGCGCAACGATATTGTCATAAGGCACATCAGTATCGCGATGGCCGGTCGCCGTCAGGTAGGCGAGGTTAATATCAAACTCGCTCATGCCCGCTTTAAACGCGTCCAGTGCCGCGCGGTGGCCGATTACGGCGGTTTTCTGCGCCTCACGCAGGCAAGCCAACTCATAATCGGTTTTATAGGCGCGGTGATAATGCAGGTAATCCAGCACGCCCTGCGGGTTGATGTGTTGAGCGTCAATACCCAGACTCAATGCCCGTTGCGGCAGTGCGCCGATATAAGCGACCCGCTCGCGCCGGGCGGGAAGTTGCTGGCCGATATCATCGGCCTTGCGTAGCACCGCAATCTCCCAGGCGGATGTCCAGAAACTCTCTGGCACTGGCGCAACGTTATGCCAGTAATCGACCGGAGAGTAGAACCACAATTTCGGCGCTGAGACACCGTCCACCCACAGCCAGCAGTTAGGCACCTGAGTCACTGGCAGCCAGGCCTTAAATTGCGGGTTGACGGTAAACGGGTAAGCGTGGTCGTCGAGAAACGCCATCATCAACTCACCAGAGTGGATCAATAAGGCATCCAAGTTATGCCGCGCCAGCACCGCCTGGGTACGTTGTTGCAGTGTGGCGATATGTTGATGATACAAAGACGTTAGCGTTTCCATCACTACCCCTATCGTTAGCCGTGTATCTGCTCAGTGTACCACAGCCCCCCGATAGCGGCAGCGTTGCCAGCCCTGTGATCCCGGCGGCAAATCGCCCATCCGTTATTTGCATTTTATTAACATTCACACCACAATTTTTATCATCTGGTCGTACCAGATTAGGGATACATTAGGGAGATAACCATGATCTACCAAGGCGACACCCTTTATCTGGCGTGGCGTGAGGATGGTATAGCCGAGCTGGTGTTTGCCGCGCCGGGCAACATTAACACGCTCGACACACGCACCGTCGCCAGTCTGGGCGAGGCGCTACGCCACCTGGCGCAACAGCCTGACTTACGCGCATTGCTGCTGCGCTCAGACAAACCAGCCTTTATCGCTGGTGCCGATATCACGGAATTTCTGTCGTTGTTTGCCGCACCAACGCAAACGCTGCAACGCTGGCTGACACAGGCGAATGCCATTTTCAGCCAACTGGAAGATTTACCCGTGCCCACCCTGTCCGCCATCAACGGTTATGCGCTGGGCGGCGGCTGTGAATGCGTGCTGGCAACGGATTTTCGCGTGGCCTCCCGCGAGGCACGCATCGGTTTACCCGAAGTCAAACTCGGTATCATGCCGGGATTTGGCGGCACCGTGCGGCTGCCTCGTCTTATCGGCGTTGACAATGCGCTGGAGATAATCGCCGCCGGTAAAGACCTGTGCGCCGCCGATGCATTACATGTCGGGCTGATTGATGCCCTCACCGAGCAAGAGGCATTGCTTCCAGCGGCGCTGCATATGTTGCGCCAGGCCATCAGCGGCAAGCTTGA is a window from the Dickeya lacustris genome containing:
- the hemG gene encoding menaquinone-dependent protoporphyrinogen IX dehydrogenase, which codes for MKALILFSSRDGQTRAISAFIANNLKGVVECDIANILTAQEFDLNKYDSIMIGASVRYGRVNPVVETFIRQNLALLQQKPSAFFCVNLTARKPEKRSLQTNAYTRKFLLRSPWQPDLGAVFAGALRYPRYRWFDRIMIQLIMRMTGGETDSTKEIEYTDWEQVARFAQSFGQIVHKKVQ
- a CDS encoding IMPACT family protein → MQSYPIPATSVSVQEEIKKSRFLTLLSPACGVDAAREVIQQVRHAHPDAAHHCWAYVAGAPDDSQQLGFSDDGEPSGTAGKPMLAQLMGSGIGEVVAVIVRYYGGIQLGTGGLVKAYGGGVQQALKQLPVQQKVMLQQFRLQCDYTWLSQVESTVQALQGLVIASEYTNQVSLLVAFPVTMVDEASRRLRDVSRGALHLQSISQ
- the trkH gene encoding Trk system potassium transporter TrkH codes for the protein MHLRAITRIVGLLVILFSGTMFIPGMVALIYRDGAGRAFIQTFFVALAIGMALWLPNRKHRHELKAREGFLIVVLFWTVLGSVGALPFLFAERPSLSMTDAFFESFSGLTTTGATTLVGLDSLPKAILFYRQMLQWMGGMGIIVLAVAILPILGVGGMQLYRAEMPGPLKDNKMRPRIAETAKTLWLIYVLLTVLCALALWLAGMSIFDAISHSFSTIAIGGFSTHDASIGYFNSPTINTIIAIFLLISGCNFGLHFAVLSGRSLRVYWRDPEFRMFIFVQLSLVVVCTLVLWGHHVYKGGLETLNQAFFQVVSMATTAGFTTDSIASWPLFLPVLLLCSAFIGGCAGSTGGGLKVIRILLLFLQGSRELKRLVHPNAVYTIKLGQRALPERILEAVWGFFSAYALVFIVSMLAVIATGVDNFSAFAAVTATLNNLGPGLGTVADNFTSMNDAAKWILIVTMLFGRLEVFTMLVLFTPTFWRE
- the pepQ gene encoding Xaa-Pro dipeptidase, with product METLTSLYHQHIATLQQRTQAVLARHNLDALLIHSGELMMAFLDDHAYPFTVNPQFKAWLPVTQVPNCWLWVDGVSAPKLWFYSPVDYWHNVAPVPESFWTSAWEIAVLRKADDIGQQLPARRERVAYIGALPQRALSLGIDAQHINPQGVLDYLHYHRAYKTDYELACLREAQKTAVIGHRAALDAFKAGMSEFDINLAYLTATGHRDTDVPYDNIVALNEHAAVLHYTQLEQRAPADMRSFLLDAGAQYNGYAADITRSYAANPESDYAALVKDLNIEQQALIGSLQNGVRYTDYHLQMHHRVAVLLKRHQLVNGLSEDAMVEQGVTTPFLPHGLGHPLGLQVHDVGGFMQDDSGATLPAPSAHPYLRCTRILEPRMVMTIEPGIYFIDSLLEPWRQGAMRQHFNWQKLDALRPFGGIRIEDNVVMHEKRVENLTRDLDLA